One Saccharomyces kudriavzevii IFO 1802 strain IFO1802 genome assembly, chromosome: 4 genomic region harbors:
- the TVP15 gene encoding Tvp15p (similar to Saccharomyces cerevisiae TVP15 (YDR100W); ancestral locus Anc_8.244), whose translation MSVIPPRFFKIANISIGCLDIIAALSQLTYLFTNLSIFLLAVYGLVLSLPIVYLEFKVPSNLYRYASFYFSFLGRGLSYILLGLIVSFGGIYNKLAGILTFILGVAFIVFHFSQFVEEPANFRAPGSSLSIGDDDIDDDDDMI comes from the coding sequence ATGTCGGTAATTCCtccaagatttttcaagattgcAAACATATCAATTGGTTGCTTAGACATCATTGCTGCCCTTTCGCAATTGACGTACCTTTTCACCAATTTAAGCATCTTTCTCCTAGCCGTTTATGGACTAGTGCTCTCCCTACCTATCGTTTATCTGGAGTTTAAAGTGCCATCCAACCTCTACAGGTATGcctctttttattttagtTTCCTTGGAAGAGGACTATCTTATATTCTATTGGGTCTAATAGTTAGCTTCGGCGGTATCTATAACAAGTTGGCAGGCATACTGACCTTTATTTTGGGGGTAGCCTTCATTgtcttccatttttcacaaTTTGTGGAAGAGCCTGCTAATTTCAGAGCGCCGGGCTCGTCTTTGTCAATTGGTGATGATGACA
- the BMH2 gene encoding 14-3-3 family protein BMH2 (similar to Saccharomyces cerevisiae BMH2 (YDR099W) and BMH1 (YER177W); ancestral locus Anc_8.243), with protein MSQTREDSVYLAKLAEQAERYEEMVENMKAVASSGQELSVEERNLLSVAYKNVIGARRASWRIVSSIEQKEESKEKSEHQVELIRSYRSKIELELTKISDDILSVLDSHLIPSATTGESKVFYYKMKGDYHRYLAEFSSGDAREKATNASLEAYKTASEIATTELPPTHPIRLGLALNFSVFYYEIQNSPDKACHLAKQAFDDAIAELDTLSEESYKDSTLIMQLLRDNLTLWTSDISESGQEDQQQQQQQQQQQQAPAEPTQGEPAK; from the coding sequence atgtctCAAACTCGTGAGGATTCTGTCTACCTAGCTAAACTGGCTGAACAAGCCGAACGTTATGAGGAAATGGTCGAAAACATGAAGGCTGTCGCTTCTTCAGGTCAAGAACTATCTGTCGAAGAGCGCAACTTATTATCAGTTGCTTACAAGAACGTCATTGGTGCTCGTCGTGCTTCTTGGAGAATAGTTTCTTCAATCGaacagaaagaagaatcaaaggaaaaatcTGAACATCAAGTCGAATTAATTCGCTCTTACCGCTCTAAAATTGAACTTGAATTGACTAAAATTTCTGATGACATTTTGTCCGTATTAGATTCTCATTTGATTCCTTCTGCTACTACCGGTGAATCTAAGGTATTCTACTATAAAATGAAGGGTGACTACCACCGTTATTTGGCTGAATTTTCTAGTGGCGATGCTAgagaaaaagcaacaaaTGCCTCTTTGGAAGCTTACAAGACGGCCTCCGAAATTGCCACCACCGAGTTGCCTCCAACTCACCCAATTCGTTTAGGTTTAGCCTTGAACTTCTCCGTCTTCTATTACGAAATTCAAAACTCTCCAGACAAAGCCTGTCATCTGGCTAAACAAGCCTTCGACGATGCTATTGCTGAACTAGATACTTTATCTGAAGAATCATACAAGGATAGTACTTTGATCATGCAATTATTGAGAGATAATTTGACCTTATGGACTTCTGACATTTCTGAATCTGGCCAAGAagatcaacaacaacaacagcaacaacaacaacaacaacaagcTCCAGCTGAGCCAACCCAAGGTGAACCGGCCAAATAA
- the GRX3 gene encoding monothiol glutaredoxin GRX3 (similar to Saccharomyces cerevisiae GRX3 (YDR098C) and GRX4 (YER174C); ancestral locus Anc_8.240), translating into MPVIEIDDQEQFTYLTTTAAGDKLIVLYFHTSWAEPCKALKQVFEAISNEPSNASVSFLSIDADENSEISELFEISAVPYFILIHKGTILKELSGADPKEFVSLLENYKKSINPESTPTSTVENVGANEGSHNDEDIDDDDEEEETEEQVNARLTKLVNAAPVMLFMKGSPSEPKCGFSRQLVGILREHQVRFGFFDILRDDSVRQHLKKFSEWPTFPQLYINGEFQGGLDIIKESLEEDPDFLQHALQS; encoded by the coding sequence ATGCCTGTTATTGAAATCGACGATCAAGAACAATTTACCTACTTGACCACCACTGCAGCGGGCGACAAATTAATCGTCCTTTATTTCCATACTAGTTGGGCAGAGCCATGCAAAGCATTGAAACAGGTCTTCGAAGCCATTAGTAATGAACCCTCTAATGCCAGTGTCTCTTTTTTATCTATTGATGCCGACGAAAACTCTGAAATTTCAGAACTGTTCGAAATCTCGGCTGTTCCATATTTTATTCTAATTCACAAAGGAACAATTTTAAAAGAGTTGTCTGGCGCAGATCCAAAGGAATTTGTGTCTTTGCTGGAAAACTACAAGAAGTCAATAAATCCCGAATCGACGCCAACTAGTACAGTTGAAAATGTAGGCGCAAATGAAGGAAGTCACAATGACGAAGATattgacgatgatgacgaggaagaagaaactgagGAGCAAGTAAACGCCAGATTGACCAAATTGGTTAATGCTGCACCAGTTATGCTATTTATGAAAGGGAGCCCCTCTGAACCTAAATGTGGGTTTTCGAGACAGTTAGTGGGCATTTTGAGAGAGCATCAAGTAAGATTTGGCTTTTTCGATATATTGAGGGACGATTCTGTTAGACAACACTTGAAAAAGTTCTCCGAATGGCCAACTTTTCCTCAGCTATATATTAATGGGGAGTTTCAAGGTGGTTTAGATATAATTAAAGAGTCCTTGGAGGAAGACCCTGATTTCTTACAACACGCTCTTCAATcttaa